In Canis lupus baileyi chromosome 19, mCanLup2.hap1, whole genome shotgun sequence, the sequence CACTACTCTGTGTTAAACCTGTATGCATTTCTTAGCTTATGGGCTCATCCTTTATTTTCTCACTAAATAATTACTTCAACAAAGATCAGAGTCTTCAAAGTGGAGATTCACTACCTGACGCACCCACTGCCACCATTACTCCTTTTCCTATTTAGAGTTTGAAATATACAGGAAGCACATGAAAACATTCTCTTGGGAAACATTCGATCAATATGCCATTATTCTTCCAATAGAGAGTAATAGAACGTAATAGAACATTTTCTACCCCTTCtctttggaagaagttgattccagaTGGCAGCCAAATGAGTGTGTCAGGAGCGTGTGTTCTGCAGCAGAAAGCCTAGGAGGTGCAGGCATTCCCTTGGTACATTAGCCTGGAGCCACCCCAATCAAACACCCTGCAGCTAGCCACTGGCACAAAATGAAAGGCTTTTTGTGTCAGAACAGAAAAAATTAGGTATTTCAAGATGTGTGTTCCAGGAGGAAATTTCTCTTCTATCACAAGAGTATGTAAGagcatttcattctttccttGGATTCTCCCTTTTGACATTCCTTTTAGTGAATGTGTGTATCCTGATAGGGGGTAGGCTAAGTGTCTTACATCTGGGTCCTTGGAACCTAGAACTGTGTCTGGAACACATAAAGGCATTCAAGGAAGAAAAGGATGGATTCCTTGGGGATGCCAGGGAATCTCTAGTGGTTAGATTCTGTTAAGTTCACCTAACATTCAGTTATGAGGGCTTGGACATGGAACAAATTTCCACAGGTAACAAACCTACAGCCACACAAATGTGTTGAGTTAAAATTCAAAGTCTTCATCTCCAGTTCACCACATGCCATGATAGATTCCTTACCACTTGCACTGTTAGAATATTCCCAGGTGACCACGCAACAAGATCCATTTAGTCAAACATTAAGCCCCCACTTACCACGAAGTTGTGAAAAGTCTTAGACTTCAGGTACGTCAAAAGCCAGGAGGGCAAATATGATCCAAAGCAACAGAGGATTCACAATAGGTGCAGGAGAGTGTTAGTAGGTGGGCAGGCTATCATGGGCTTCAAAAATGCCATCATCAGACTTGAGATACTTTATAAGGAAACATCTGAAGGCACTGAGTGAATCGAACATTTAGTGGTACTTTAGAAAAGCAGTCAgtctaggggcagcccgggtggctcagcgggttagcgctgccttcagtccggggcctgatctggagtcccgggatcaagtcccacatcaagctccctacatggagcctgcttctccctctgcttgtgtctctgcctctctgtctctctctctctctctctctctctctctcctgtctctcatgaataaataaataaaatcttcaaaaaggaaaaagaaaagcagtctaGAGAGGTGGTTAAGAACACTAGCTCCAAAGACAAAGTTTGAATTGCAGATCTGCCTATTAATGTCCTGGGTGAACTTGAACAAGTTAATTACactctgactcagtttccctctcatGAGAAAACCATGGTATCAGCCTTGCTTGAGGATTTGTTACGAGGATTAAATTAGATACTATGTGTATGGTGCTTAGTATAAATAATATCTGGCACGTAAGAGAATTGCAATTATTGTTTTAGTAAAACTAACCGAGATAATGGTTTTaaagaggataaaataaaaaggcaggaaGAACCCTTCCAACATTGCGAATACAAGTTGCCGTGCACCCAGCTAAGGAAAATAGTTTGGTAATTGCCTATAAAACTAAATGTGTGCTTACCGCATGACCCTACAATTGCACTCTTGGGTGTttatctcagagaaatgaaaacttaaattcAATCAAAAACctgtatgtgaatgttcatagcagctttatttgtaatatccCCAGACTAAAAACCCAGAAGTCCTTCAATAGATGAACGGTTTACAAAACCAAACTACATCCCTACCACGGAACACTACTCAGGAACAAAAAGGGACCAACAGCATGGACGGGTCCAAAGAATTGTGCTGAGTGGAGAAAACCAGCCCCAAAAGGTTACAAGGTTAAACGACAACAAATTAATGATAGCCAGGGGTTAGGGACGGGCTCAGTGCAGCTCTAAAGGGGAAGCACATGCAACCTCTGTGGCAATGGAACAGTCctatatcttgactgtggtgatggttacatgaGTCTACACATATGATAATAATGCACAGAAAAACACACAGGCACATCACATACACAACTGAGTGTGTGCCTAACTAGTGAGATCAGAACAAAGTCTACAAATGTTAAATCAAACTCCTAGCTTTAAAGTCATACTACAATTATATAGAATGTACTATTAGGGGAGACCAAGTAAAGGGTACACAGAACCCTTTAGGGGGAAACAACGTTTCAAATGCAAGGATTTCAGGATGTATAACTCCAAAAGAGTTTTAGACAAAGAGTATACATTCAGTTAAGAATTAATACTACAGAGAATTGGGAGTGAGCCATATTTTATCCTGAGAGCTGCCATCTCTTTGGAGGTAGGAACAGCCCCTATCTGTGTATAAAACAGGTGGGATTTTACAGCCCCTCCATACAGTAAATTAGAACGAAGGAGTCTACAAGTAGGAACGAGCATCCtggaggcaagaaaaataaaccaattttGCCCAATCtaagaaaaagaatgtgttgCAAGTATGAGGTAGCTTAGTTCTCAGGATCACTGGGTAGGCTAGAtcagggattggcaaactataTCCACATCTATATATACTGtccatggctgctttcacactacaacagcagagttgagtagttccAAAAAAGATTGTATATcccacaaagcctgaaatatttactaacaGAAAAAACATGCCAACCTCAGGGCTAGATAACCAAGCACAAGACTCAAGTCAGTTAAGGCAAAGAGGCCCCTCCAACTACCCACTGCTGCCTGTCAACAGGATGTTGTGGCCACTGCCAAGATGGCTTTTCCTCTGTCCCTGCATCTTGGCAATACCAGCTATGGATCCAAAGTCCAAGGGAGACGTATGTAACTGGTGGAATCCAGGTCACATGCCCCCATATTAGCTGCAAGAGAAGCTGGAAACCTGACTGTCAGACAGGCTCTGCCTCCAGCACGACTCAGAGCAGACAAGGCCCAAACCCAGAAAGGGGTTTCAGACAGCAGACAGGCAAACACACAGGATGGAACTGGTATGTGTAGTGTGGACAAAGCCATCAACCACAACCCAACTGGGTAGTTTTTATTTCCTGTGGTTCAACTCAAACACTGGGTTTTCAGCCAATTTGACCAATAAGAGGTGTTAATCGTTGTCAATATTTGCTAAACCTAAGCTCTCGTTTATTTACTTCCATCTTCAGTTTTCCCTTatatcacttaaaatatatttttatccctAGCCTAGAAatgctttgattctttttaaatgttcttagttGGGTAGGAGGAAAGGTAACACCCAAACTCAGGAGTCTGTTCAAGTGTGTGCGTTTATGAAgctaattttaaaagacaaagcaaaTCAGGAAACCCTAATATTCTAATAAGTCCCTAGCAGCAAATGGGTTCTGTCAATCATGAAGCAACACCTCACTCTCTCATTGTATTGACTTAAAGACAGAAGAGTACCTTGCCTGTTCCAGCAATTTAAAGCTTACCAGTAATGAGAGATAAAAGGAAGAGAGGTAGTATTTTCAATgattatctcattaaaaatagctcctttaattttatatgtttccATAAATGTTAGATATCATAGAACATATTCCTTGCCTGATGACCTGCATCCAGGATTTCTAACTTAGAGCTCTCTTCCAGTTAACAAAAGCCAAACTATTACCAACTAGGATGGAATTAGAATGACTGATGAAATACTGATGGGCTATGGGGAGGCTAATGTGAGATGTGTATCCTTAGCGTTTAAGTGAAATCTTGCAAGATCCAACTTGAAGTTTCCTTCAAAAATAGAGCATCTCCCCAAATacaccaaaaaaccccactggcaaaaaaaaaaaaaaaaaaaaaaaaaaccccactggcCTTTAGAATTACTcatggattcccttcaacatttTTTAATACTTCCCAGAGATGACTCTTAGTTCTAGTATCTCCTCACAGACAAAAAACTATGGTTGCTTACTGGCTATCCCATCTTTGCAAATGGAATTTCCACTGGAAGTCGCATCAATTTCAGGGGAAGGTTTCATgagctcaaaaaaataaaaccaaggctTGTGGAAGACGATGTCAGAAATCTAGAGCTCAAAAGTGAACTTCGGCACATCTGCCAAAAATGATTTTCCAGGGCTGAACAGAGGCCTGACACAGTAGGTGACACCTCTTTATCAGCTCCAAGAACTCCCAGGGCACGTAATTAGCACCCAATTAGTTATTAATAACTTAATATTCACGCATCTGCTGAAACTCTGTAGGTACACAGTATAATTTAAATGTGATTGTGATCACCCTTGTTAGGGTAGGTGCTATGTACATAATGGATTGAATTCTACAGAGCCTGATGAGAGGAAAAACTAGTAGCCTCATCTGCTCCTTTCTGTGGGGTGTAAATAAATTCAAACCAAAGGGTAGCACAGTTGATCTAGAAGAGTTAAATGAACTGTTATACAATTAAACTGACCGTGTAACAAGCATTAGCTAACTGCCTACTATATGCAATCGCTGTGCTGGATGAGATGCCTTAAAATGCTTCTTAAAAAGCTAGCATAtcagtaattattatttataaagccATTATTACacaccaggcactgctctaatcactgtaaacatatatattacttcatttttattttattgactccTCACAGCCAACCTGTGAGGTAGGTTCTACTACTgtcccccattttacaaatgtggaaatGGAAGGCACAAGTTCACATCTGAAAAAGATCACAAAACTACACATGGCACAGCTATGATGCAAACTCGGTCCTGTCTGCATTACAGAGCCTTTGCTTTTAACCACTAAACTAGAGTTAATCACTCACTTTTCTCCAAGGCCTGTGCAAAAAAGACCTCCCCATCAGGAGGAGGACACGAGACTAAGCAAGGGTCCTAAGCAGTTCTGTTCACAGAAGGCCTAAGTAGAGCTCTTGTTTTCATCCTAAGCACTGTCAAATTAGATGAGCGACTCCTATTTCTGTTATCTAGAGGCCCAAAAAGACCTAAGCTACCACTCCTCATTAACCCACCTCCAAAACCAAACAATTCAGTCTTTAGTTACCAAAGTCCCTGCATCCAGAGAAAAGAAACGGACAAGCTCCAGTGTGGAATTTGGAAACACAGTGGATTTCAAGGAAGGTCCAGTCTCTCACTGCCagggtgaaaaaagaaaaaccggACAGAGAAATGAGAGGTGACCTCTGATCACAAAATACGTTTCTACGAGGTCTCTGTACCACCCTAGCAGCTGGCCGCACCCAACTGACCCAAcccaaagcattttaaaacactAGCAGGGGCAGTGTTATGTTCTTCTCCCAAATCTGTCTGGAACACTGATGCTGCAAAGTCATCTGGTAGCTCCTGCAATGCTCCATGCTTACCAAGGAAATTTCCCCTTCAGACTAATAAATGTCAAAGCATAGGGCGGGCCTCATTGTTTTTAGCTTGATGAAATgctgaatattcatttttattttacagtcaTTACAAGGCTCCACCTAAGTAATAAAGATTATATCTTCTTTCCAAGCTCCAATGAGAATATGGCACCTTTCAAAGATCTAGGGAACAACAGGCAATTGTGTGGACATTTGTGAACATCTCGACAAGTTTATGAAACAGGAAGGATACTGAAAAGATGAGGCTTACCATTCTGAAAGAAAGCGAAGAACGTTTCACAAGCACAGTGTGCAAGCAAAAGCTACCCGATACACTAGGGACAAACACGCCTTAGATTTCCGAggaatttattttaggaaagtaGGCCAAGTGTTGGGATTTAGTTAGAGGGATTTTCATCACAGCACTCATTATAATATCCAAAATTATAAGCACCATTTATTTAACAATAAGGAACAGTTAAATAAAATCATGGTGTAAGCATTAAACATTTCTCCATGATCAATTCTAAAGGTTTTAGAAGAGTAACGGCCTAGAACACGCAAAATAAACAGTTCAATGTAGAGGGCAGATTACAACAGAATACAATtttcatcaaaaaaagaaatctaagacaAATATATACCCAAGTACACCAAGGTATTCAAGGTAACTAATGcaaaagcatatttattttacCGTGTTTATTACAATGAACATATGTAGCTTTTATATTAGGAAAAGCTTTTTTTGGAGATAACTTACCCTAtctcctgtttttatttctaaacctGGAAAATTTccaataaacacaaatataaatggaagCTCCACTCCCATATATTTTATTCAGTCCCCAGCCTCACAGGATTATGAACCCAAGGCCAATATTTTTCCATGATGCCTACCTAAATTCCCTCCTTGCATATtacctgaaaccataaatactttttaaatagagGCTCATGGTGCCGATAGCGCTCTCACAACGATTGGTGAATGTTCCGAAAACCCGCTGGACTTTCTGCAAGAAGTGTGGTAAGCACCAACCCCACAAAGTGACACAGTACAAGAAAGGCAAAGATTCTCTTTACACCCAGGGAAAGCGGCATTATGACCAGAAGCAGAGTGGCTATGGTGGACAGACTAAGCCAATCTTCCAGGAAAAGGCTAAAACTACAAAGAAGATTGTGCTGAGGCTTGAATGTGTTGAGCCCAACTGCAGATCTAAGAGAATGCTGGCTATTAAGCGATGCAAGCATTTTGAACTGGGAGGAGATAAGAAGAGAAAGGGCCAAGTGATCCAGTTCTAAACTTCATATTTTgttatgaagacaataaaatctTGATGTTAtgttccataaataaataaataaataaataaatactcatttttttaaaaaatcataaaattggagtgcctgagtggctcagtcaaaccTCTaactctcgatctcagctcaggccttgatctcaggagtCGAGTTCAAGTCGTATGTCGGGCccctcactgggcatggagcctacttaaaaaaaaaaaatccataaaaccaTCATCATCCctaaacaactttaaaatattctcctAATATACTACCATTTCCAATCCATGTTATAATTTCCAAGTGCCTAGTTTGGACTAATTAATTCATTTGAATCAGGATCCAGATCAGGTCCATACAGAGCTTGACCAGTAGGtctttcctcttcatctctttttatttccccAATGCAATTTACTCATTAAATAATCCAGATCTGAGGCATCTGGTTGAtgaagtcagttaagcatccaactcttggtttcgcctcaggttgtgatcccaggattttgACATCAAGCTCCACCACAGGGCTCTACACTGcttggagtcagcttgagattctttctctctctctgcccctcccaccaaaataaataaataaataaataaataaataaataaatcccctttttttttttttttaaatccaaatctTTGGTCAGTCTAGAATTTGCCTTCTGTATTCCTATGGTACCCTTTATGATGTTTTTAATTCCTCCAGAATTCCCTTAGGTTGGTACACTTGAATAGATTCACATGTGGTTTTTGTCTTGATTTGGGGGGGTTTTGTGGGTGGGGGTAAGAGGTAGATGGGGCAGGGAGTTATaagacttgtttattttctaagataTAATGTGTCTACCACCAGAAGCTCATAaaatggggttttttttgtaatATGATTAAGTGTTGATGCCCATGCCTAGATTTGGCAATCCATTAGTGGCTGCAAAATGGCAATCCTCCATTTCCACCACTTTGTCTCCATTGTTAGCTACAGTGATTTCATAAAGGAAAAACTCCCACTCATCTACTACCTGGTTACTCAGTATCAAAagctattcttaatttttaaaaaaacatacatactCATAGACCTAAGCTTCCACTACATATAGAATAATCAGAAGCCATAAATAGCACaagcctcctttctccttttcagcCAGATGTGGAGTTCAAACATTATCCCAGGTCAGCAGGGGCGCACTTGGTACAAAGTGCAGCAGAGCCATCGCAGAGGAGTCTGCTGAGGGCTCAGGCCTCTCTTTTCTCAGCAGTGCCCTTGGCACAGGCACACCTGTCCTGGGGGCGATGGGCCACCTCTCTGCgtgcccaggtggcccagcactCGGAACTCCTCGGTTGCATTCCTGGCACCACCAGAGGTTCCTAGGCTGCCCCCAGCCCCGAAGCAGGCATAAGAGAACAGAACGAAGACTCCCCCCGCGGCTGGCCAAGGAAAGTCCTCACACGAGGCATTAAAGCAGAAAGAACTGACAAACTGTACACGAGAAAAATGGAATCAACAGTCTGAACTCAATTTAACGATGGCTTTACAAATTGGAAGGCTGACGGCCCAAGGCAGGGAAAGGCACACAGCACAGCACGGGGTCAGGATCTGTGGCTGGTGGGCAAGCTCTGCGGCTGTGAGAAACGGCCAGAAGAGCAGATTTAATAACTCAGGGTTGGCACGTGGGCTTGTGCCTGGGCCTTTGATTTTTATAAACTAACAATCCAGGCGAGTAGGGAGCGTGAAAACA encodes:
- the LOC140611198 gene encoding large ribosomal subunit protein eL42-like; its protein translation is MVPIALSQRLVNVPKTRWTFCKKCGKHQPHKVTQYKKGKDSLYTQGKRHYDQKQSGYGGQTKPIFQEKAKTTKKIVLRLECVEPNCRSKRMLAIKRCKHFELGGDKKRKGQVIQF